Proteins from a single region of Desertibacillus haloalkaliphilus:
- the katG gene encoding catalase/peroxidase HPI, which yields MDTKNTSNTGGCPFHQGAATSPKSSGTTNKDWWPNQLNLNILHQHDKKSNPMGENFDYAEEFNKLDYDALKQDLRDLMTDSQDWWPADYGHYGPFFIRMAWHAAGTYRVGDGRGGGGTGNQRFAPLNSWADNGNLDKARRLLWPIKQKYGNKISWADLLLLTGNVAIESMGGKTYGFGGGRADIWHPEEDIYWGNETEMLGNNRYTGDRELENPLAAVQMGLIYVNPEGPDGKPDPLASARDIRETFARMGMNDEETVALVAGGHTFGKAHGAGDAAHVGPEPEAAPIEAQGLGWLSTHGSGKGRDTITSGIEGAWTANPTQWDNGYFDLLFGYEWWLTKSPAGAWQWLVVDPDEKDLAPDAEDPSVKVQTMMTTADMALRFDPEYEKISRRYHENPEEFADAFARAWFKLLHRDMGPRSRYLGPEVPEEDLIWQDPVPAVDYELTDEEVERIKVMILDSGLTISELVTTAWASASTFRGSDKRGGANGARIRLAPQKDWEVNQPEQLAKVLAVYEEIQSHLEKKVSMADLIVLGGTAAVEKAAKDAGFDVPVPFAPGRGDASQEQTDAESFDVLEPVADGFRNYQKKQYSVSAEELLVDKAQLLGLTAPEMTALVGGMRVLGTNYAGTEHGVFTDRVGTLTNDFFVNLLDMGVEWKPVDEAIYEGRDRKTGEVVRTATRVDLVFGSNSVLRAIAEVYAQEDNKEKFVRDFVAAWVKVMNADRFDLK from the coding sequence ATGGATACTAAAAACACTTCTAACACTGGAGGATGCCCGTTTCATCAAGGTGCAGCTACAAGTCCCAAATCTAGTGGTACGACGAATAAAGATTGGTGGCCAAATCAATTAAACTTAAATATTTTACATCAGCATGATAAAAAGTCTAACCCGATGGGAGAAAACTTCGATTATGCAGAGGAATTTAATAAGTTAGACTATGATGCACTTAAGCAGGATCTTCGAGATCTAATGACAGACAGTCAAGATTGGTGGCCAGCTGACTATGGACATTATGGCCCATTCTTTATTCGTATGGCTTGGCATGCTGCTGGTACCTACCGTGTAGGTGATGGTCGCGGAGGCGGTGGAACTGGCAATCAGCGTTTTGCTCCACTTAATAGCTGGGCTGATAATGGTAACTTAGATAAAGCACGACGTCTGCTTTGGCCAATTAAGCAAAAATATGGAAACAAAATCTCTTGGGCTGACTTATTGCTTCTAACAGGTAATGTTGCTATTGAATCAATGGGTGGCAAGACATATGGTTTTGGTGGTGGACGTGCAGACATTTGGCATCCAGAGGAAGACATCTATTGGGGTAATGAGACTGAAATGCTAGGTAATAACCGCTACACAGGTGATCGTGAGCTTGAAAACCCGCTTGCGGCTGTTCAGATGGGTCTTATCTATGTGAACCCAGAAGGCCCAGATGGCAAACCAGATCCGCTTGCAAGTGCTCGTGATATTCGCGAAACCTTTGCGCGTATGGGAATGAACGATGAAGAAACGGTTGCGCTAGTAGCCGGTGGCCATACGTTTGGTAAGGCACACGGTGCTGGGGATGCAGCTCATGTTGGACCAGAACCTGAAGCAGCCCCTATTGAAGCACAAGGCTTAGGTTGGTTAAGCACACACGGAAGCGGAAAAGGTCGTGACACGATCACAAGCGGTATTGAAGGTGCTTGGACGGCGAATCCGACTCAGTGGGATAATGGCTACTTTGATTTATTATTTGGGTATGAATGGTGGCTGACAAAGAGCCCAGCAGGTGCGTGGCAGTGGCTTGTGGTAGATCCTGATGAAAAAGATCTTGCACCAGATGCAGAGGATCCATCAGTGAAGGTTCAAACAATGATGACGACTGCGGATATGGCATTACGTTTTGACCCAGAATACGAGAAAATTTCTCGTCGTTATCATGAGAATCCAGAGGAGTTTGCAGATGCATTTGCTCGTGCGTGGTTCAAATTGTTACACCGTGACATGGGACCTCGTTCAAGATATCTAGGACCAGAAGTTCCAGAAGAAGATCTTATCTGGCAAGATCCTGTTCCAGCTGTTGATTATGAATTAACAGATGAAGAAGTAGAGCGGATTAAGGTGATGATTCTAGATTCCGGACTTACAATTAGTGAGCTCGTCACAACTGCTTGGGCTTCAGCTTCTACATTCCGTGGTTCAGATAAGCGTGGTGGTGCAAATGGTGCGCGTATCCGTCTCGCTCCACAGAAGGATTGGGAAGTAAACCAACCGGAACAACTTGCAAAAGTTCTTGCAGTATATGAAGAAATTCAAAGCCATTTAGAAAAGAAAGTCAGCATGGCCGACTTAATTGTACTTGGTGGTACTGCTGCGGTAGAGAAAGCTGCAAAGGATGCAGGATTTGATGTTCCTGTGCCGTTTGCTCCTGGACGTGGCGATGCTTCGCAAGAGCAAACAGATGCAGAAAGCTTTGACGTGTTAGAGCCTGTTGCGGATGGTTTCCGTAACTATCAGAAGAAGCAGTATAGTGTAAGTGCAGAGGAACTACTAGTAGACAAGGCACAGCTACTTGGGCTTACTGCACCAGAAATGACTGCACTTGTTGGCGGTATGCGAGTGCTAGGTACAAATTATGCTGGCACTGAGCACGGCGTTTTCACTGATCGTGTAGGTACACTGACTAACGATTTCTTTGTTAACTTGCTTGATATGGGAGTAGAGTGGAAGCCTGTAGACGAAGCAATATATGAGGGCCGTGATCGCAAGACAGGTGAAGTCGTGCGTACAGCAACTAGAGTTGACCTTGTGTTTGGTTCAAACTCTGTTCTCCGTGCGATCGCAGAAGTTTATGCACAAGAGGATAATAAAGAGAAGTTTGTGCGTGACTTTGTTGCTGCTTGGGTTAAAGTTATGAATGCAGATCGTTTTGACCTTAAATAA
- a CDS encoding MOSC domain-containing protein, which translates to MLVGQIKEIIRHPVKSFRGESVQRSKIMEYGLYGDRSHAYLDDSKKEKFLTITELQEMVRYKARFVGEEALEEYPKVEVITPEGKVFDWEDQELIKQLENKSKRKISTKQYTPSHVPIGPIAVEHILLATDASLDKLEELWGKDEVDSRRFRPNLFISLKDKVPFIEEEWIGRRIKIGTEVEVEFVGHCKRCMIITVNPDSAEKDSSLHQTVIKERNNNFGVYASVIKTGDIHVGDDVHLLD; encoded by the coding sequence ATGTTAGTCGGTCAAATCAAGGAAATTATTCGTCATCCGGTAAAATCTTTTCGGGGAGAAAGTGTACAACGATCTAAAATAATGGAATATGGTTTATATGGAGATCGTAGTCATGCTTATTTAGATGATTCAAAAAAAGAGAAATTCTTAACCATAACGGAACTCCAAGAAATGGTTCGATATAAAGCTAGGTTTGTGGGAGAAGAAGCATTAGAGGAATATCCTAAAGTCGAAGTCATCACGCCTGAGGGGAAGGTATTTGATTGGGAGGATCAAGAATTAATTAAACAATTGGAAAACAAATCGAAACGAAAAATCTCTACTAAGCAATATACTCCTTCACATGTACCTATTGGACCCATTGCTGTAGAACACATACTACTTGCCACAGATGCTTCATTGGATAAGTTGGAAGAACTATGGGGAAAGGACGAAGTTGATTCGAGGCGATTCCGTCCTAATTTATTTATTTCATTAAAGGATAAAGTACCTTTTATTGAAGAAGAATGGATTGGCCGACGTATTAAAATAGGAACTGAAGTAGAGGTGGAATTTGTAGGCCATTGTAAAAGGTGTATGATTATTACTGTTAATCCTGATAGTGCCGAAAAAGATTCAAGTTTACATCAAACCGTTATAAAAGAAAGGAACAATAATTTTGGCGTGTATGCTTCTGTGATAAAAACAGGTGACATTCACGTAGGTGATGACGTTCACCTTCTTGATTAA
- a CDS encoding SDR family NAD(P)-dependent oxidoreductase, with protein MPNLKDDVILITGANRGQGKAIAQHLASLGAKVGIGARSYDEAIVVAKSIGEDRAFPIQLDVSKESEWRAAVDKVINKFNKIDVLVNNAGVLKRKAFKETTLEDYQQLIHVNQLGVFMGMQAVIPQMEKQQKGSIINNVSISAFAPISRSSTYAATKASVVAMSKAAAIELGPKGIRVNMVHPGGIETEMATQGEGVPDYYDSVPLGRIGQPIEIAQVVAFLASDESSYCTGTEIVVDGGMTLGTTDE; from the coding sequence ATGCCGAATTTAAAAGATGATGTCATTCTTATTACTGGGGCTAACCGGGGGCAAGGTAAAGCTATTGCTCAGCACCTTGCCTCATTAGGGGCTAAAGTGGGAATTGGTGCTCGGAGCTATGATGAGGCTATAGTAGTGGCTAAGTCGATTGGAGAAGATCGCGCCTTTCCGATTCAGTTAGATGTCAGCAAGGAATCCGAATGGAGGGCAGCAGTCGATAAAGTGATAAACAAATTCAATAAGATTGATGTGTTAGTGAATAATGCTGGAGTTTTAAAACGAAAAGCTTTTAAAGAAACAACATTAGAGGACTACCAGCAGTTGATTCATGTTAATCAACTTGGAGTATTCATGGGGATGCAAGCTGTTATTCCACAGATGGAGAAACAGCAAAAAGGCTCCATTATCAACAATGTGTCGATTTCTGCATTTGCTCCAATTAGTAGGTCTTCTACTTACGCTGCAACAAAAGCATCAGTGGTTGCAATGTCAAAAGCCGCAGCTATTGAATTAGGCCCAAAAGGAATTCGAGTGAATATGGTCCATCCGGGTGGAATCGAAACAGAAATGGCCACTCAAGGAGAGGGTGTTCCTGATTATTACGATTCAGTTCCACTAGGACGAATTGGACAGCCAATTGAAATTGCTCAGGTTGTTGCATTCCTTGCCTCTGACGAAAGCTCTTATTGTACGGGCACAGAAATTGTTGTTGATGGTGGAATGACATTAGGTACTACGGACGAGTAA
- a CDS encoding methyl-accepting chemotaxis protein, translated as MEATMLGLIIILLGTTVYFAYRYFSLKHHHVNKEIINGMKEISAGHVSSKVDEKSSDHAAFNQLIEFLNRVRESFLSFSKHTHQKGENLADIGEYATEKADIVRAAIDEVGRGLEKQLVATEESAMSMEEMTQATEDLSVRSNEISDQSNTTLELTQEGNEKLKDTLEKMEQFNQTINQTFSAINKLGEKSNEIGSIVKVITGISEQINLLALNASIEAARAGEHGRGFAVVADEVRKLAEQSRHSSSEVSSIVKNIQEETEIVVTSMQKGTEEFKDTNTTIVEVETMFEKILSTTKIIAENNANSSASTEELSSSAQQIMTTIEEIASISRESVEMFEELIEISDDEQHTIEKLVQEAKTLSELENDVNQLLLTWKQSDETEKVKMDQEA; from the coding sequence ATGGAAGCGACAATGCTTGGGCTAATTATAATCTTATTGGGAACAACAGTGTATTTTGCTTACCGCTATTTTTCTTTGAAACATCATCACGTGAATAAAGAAATTATAAATGGAATGAAAGAGATATCAGCAGGTCATGTCAGTAGTAAAGTTGATGAAAAAAGTTCTGATCATGCCGCATTTAATCAACTAATCGAGTTTTTAAATCGTGTAAGGGAAAGTTTTTTGTCATTTTCAAAACATACACATCAAAAAGGAGAAAATCTAGCTGATATTGGTGAGTATGCGACTGAGAAAGCTGATATTGTCAGAGCAGCGATTGATGAGGTAGGTAGAGGGTTAGAGAAACAATTAGTAGCTACGGAAGAAAGCGCCATGTCTATGGAAGAAATGACACAGGCGACCGAAGATCTATCGGTGAGGTCAAATGAAATTTCAGACCAATCAAACACGACCTTAGAGTTGACGCAAGAAGGAAATGAGAAGTTAAAGGACACGTTAGAAAAAATGGAGCAGTTTAATCAAACGATTAATCAAACATTTTCTGCGATAAACAAACTTGGGGAAAAGTCAAACGAAATTGGTTCTATTGTAAAGGTTATTACAGGAATATCAGAACAAATTAATTTATTAGCCTTGAATGCGTCAATAGAAGCTGCCCGCGCGGGTGAACACGGTAGGGGGTTTGCAGTTGTTGCTGATGAGGTTCGAAAATTGGCCGAGCAATCACGTCACTCTTCTTCTGAAGTGTCAAGTATTGTAAAGAATATACAAGAAGAAACTGAAATCGTTGTAACGTCAATGCAAAAGGGTACAGAAGAATTCAAAGATACCAACACAACCATTGTAGAGGTTGAAACCATGTTCGAAAAGATTCTATCTACAACAAAAATTATTGCTGAAAATAATGCAAATTCATCTGCAAGTACTGAAGAATTATCTTCTTCTGCTCAGCAAATCATGACAACCATTGAAGAAATAGCGTCGATCTCTCGGGAGTCTGTTGAAATGTTTGAGGAGCTAATAGAAATTAGCGATGATGAACAACATACAATCGAAAAACTAGTTCAGGAAGCAAAAACTTTATCGGAGTTAGAGAATGATGTGAACCAACTTCTGTTAACATGGAAGCAAAGTGATGAAACAGAAAAAGTTAAAATGGATCAAGAGGCTTAA